AATTACTCCAGTCATTTTCCAATGTCCTGTCCAGCCAGTCATTCATCATCCCATCCACcaccattcatccatccatccaacccaccccccccatccatcaccactcatccattcatccacccATAACAAGTGCCTGTCCGGTACAGGGCTCCTCATACCCAACAGATCGATGACGATGGAGTTGCCGAGCAACAGTGAGAATCCCATGAGCACCCAGGGCAGGAAGGGCGCCTGGAAGTTGAGCAGGCCAAAGAAGTTCATGCGCACGTAGGGGTTCCGCCTGCTCCACACGTACACTAGCATGATGGTGAAGGCCTGGCCCAAGAAGAAGAGGTTGGCGAAGAGGCCGAACAGCTGGTGGAGGTACGTCAAGGGGCCAAAGAGAAACAGCGAGACCTGGAGTGAACCTCACTTTTTGCGTCACGTGGGCTGCTGGGAAGATCTGGAGCTGCACACCGTCCTACCAAAAAGGACCGACTGCGAGCGTTCAGTTTGAAGAAGATATTAGAAGGGGAGGATCACGTGAACCAGGCAAGGAGCAAAGTAGggagggttcaaatcccactgccactgtccctgctgaataaatggctaATAAAAtagggcagcaggcagcgtCGTGGTTAAAACCCTCAcccttggactcaaaggacccaggttcgaatcccaccaccagctgtaggaCTAAATTGCCCTTGACCATTTCCCAGCTCAAGGAAGCCCGAGGAAGCCCACACTTGAGCGGTGGACTGTACAACCTCAGGAACTTTCACTTTAGGAGACCGATACGGTTTACTGAATCCCTCTGGGTGGGGGGGTAGGGGTGGACACGAACTGAGCAAGAAGGATACGGTCATGAGCGTCCCTCCGAACAGGAACATGAAGACAAAGTCTGCGGTGCGGCCGCGGAACGAGCCCTCCTCCAGCATGCGGCAGTACCGGAACCTGCGCGTCAAGGAAACCAAAcgaaacacacagctgcacgGAAGCATAAGTGCTTATGCAAATTTCATACATGAACCGGGTCTGGGGtatatgtgggtgtgtgtctgtgtgcgagTGCGTTACATTGTACTATATTCTCCATATCTGTACTTGATCGTTTCGGTGAAATGTCACACAAGGGAAATCCCGAACGTTGCATATTAATGCCACGGTGGCCCTGCACATGGCAGACAGCAAAGGATACAGAAATATCATGTTGAACAAGAAACTGAATCCAAGAGGCCCAAAAAAGAGGAAGTTGGTCACCAGACGCCATATCTTTTTGGGGGGGGACGACATGCATGAACTTATCAGCAATCATATATAAAATCAAATTACAGTTCATCTAACTTCAGTATAACACGCAAATGTTATAATACAGATTAAATGTCCAATTGCTCTACTGTACCTGGTATCTTCTGATGATCAGGTCCGGATTGAAATACAGCTGGAAAGGTGTGATGAATTCCAGCTGCTGTAAAGACACATGGATGAGAGCAATGAATAATAACCCACAGTGAGGTTATGAAGAAGTTCTCAGGGAGACATGCGCTGGATTCATTTTGGAACAGGAAGGAACTGGCAGGATTCACACATGGGACTTCATATCAATAACTTTTAAGAACAAGACAAGGCAAAGCGCTTCAGGTGCTTTTATAGGAGCTGCTGGGGAATCAGTTACATTCCTCTGAACTTGGGGCATGAAGTTCAACTCAAACTGTGGATGTTCAGTTACAAACCCATATTGATCATGGTtgcatggatgagtaagtagtgtatctagcagtgtaagtcactatggtgaataaggtgtgtgggctgataacactaacaTTGGGCTcgttggaagtggctttggacaaaagtgtcttataaataaatatatgcaaatattgaTCATGTACAGAGACTGTGCGGGTCCACTACCTAACCTAGGCTAGTGTGTTTAGAATTTATCAATCTACAACCATCTCTGCACAGTATTTTCCTGTAAATATACCATGTTACCACACCTCAGCTCAGTTCTATATCTAGAGAAAGTCAGGGAGACACGAACGCTCTGTCAAGATAACATCAATACACGAATGACATTACGGTACGCAACAGTAAAAAAGTAACAATCTCCTGAACACGTGACGTCCTAGCGCGTTCGGCCGAACTGATACAATCATGTATCGCTACGAAGTGATCGGCACGCGACCCCCCACGCTGCCCCCATACCGCTCCCTCCCGCGTCTCACCACGGCTGCAGTGGTCAGCACGCAAGCTGTCGTGTACGCTCTCGTCACGGCAGGGATCTGCATGTACTCCTGGGTGAGGGTGTGCGCCATGCTTCGCTCGCTGTCACACAGGCGGTATAAACGTCCGCAGCGCGACTCGACGCCACTCCACTCCACTTAACAAGTACGACCGCGGCGCCTTTAAAGCACAACGACTGAACGCTGTGACTTTCCGCTTAGAAAGACTGCCCAACCTTACTTCAACCAGTCAAATCGAGAGAAAGCGCTGATTGACGTCAAAATTCTCCAATCACAAAACAGATTTACATACCGGTGACCAATA
Above is a genomic segment from Scleropages formosus chromosome 17, fSclFor1.1, whole genome shotgun sequence containing:
- the derl3 gene encoding derlin-3 isoform X2, whose protein sequence is MAHTLTQEYMQIPAVTRAYTTACVLTTAAVQLEFITPFQLYFNPDLIIRRYQIWRLVTNFLFFGPLGFSFLFNMIFLFRYCRMLEEGSFRGRTADFVFMFLFGGTLMTLFGLFANLFFLGQAFTIMLVYVWSRRNPYVRMNFFGLLNFQAPFLPWVLMGFSLLLGNSIVIDLLGIVVGHVYYFLEDVFPNQPGGRKLLVTPGLLKLVFDSPEVDPDYSPLPEEQTAGPWPSSRDQREQDHGQEGEVSQWQ
- the derl3 gene encoding derlin-3 isoform X1, with protein sequence MAHTLTQEYMQIPAVTRAYTTACVLTTAAVQLEFITPFQLYFNPDLIIRRYQIWRLVTNFLFFGPLGFSFLFNMIFLFRYCRMLEEGSFRGRTADFVFMFLFGGTLMTLFGLFANLFFLGQAFTIMLVYVWSRRNPYVRMNFFGLLNFQAPFLPWVLMGFSLLLGNSIVIDLLGIVVGHVYYFLEDVFPNQPGGRKLLVTPGLLKLVFDSPEVDPDYSPLPEEQTAGPWPSSRDQREQDHGQEGGQEPPRDLHNGDPQEL